In a genomic window of Drosophila takahashii strain IR98-3 E-12201 chromosome 3L, DtakHiC1v2, whole genome shotgun sequence:
- the LOC108055364 gene encoding uncharacterized protein isoform X1, with protein MPSRRSGGGGTTKRKHSLGNLRRAHPASGATWNVQVVRGKMSSKCLWHACRALILGLTLMLLGAGMATLGYYADHLSMGSELRGNVTVRVKNDLKGFHLNNFAYVGPIVMGFGGFIVVASCVMTFEARDSAAKVVPARLRAGGGGSSKNPSRSNQGSSASQRRGMGAQYQSSRWDQHFGVFRSSPGDPHQQPQTACISNTHPHPHAHPQQPFDREALTAELVKFSRSLSASNRFCPQWRRLSGAGSAPDLSGSHTTPTNCTTNNSSYQNQNQTTTNYYNLLSLNCRLSPLEWELYCSQRRHRRHHHHRHSNHQSNHVSNHLSNHHHKSSSSSVRRVRQVRPGSGQSSNPGGGGGGGGGAGSSSSARIISNSSSLIQRATRECSLLQPPAASRVYWQASSFDSGSNPPPGLGLSSGAEKRSERNKRSDTAKRHVLSRQKPIEQEEARDHSRSPLGHRRNSTMSDSSYSGRWTARCASIASRTSSIESRRVQVDLHSPEVMPKSILRSPKRYSSGPSATPSVEKEFRSQLSVCSEPPPPVRQLSGQSSMEPAVPEESLDQSEEQEATAASQPKTSYEEITELHHHTSSLPPKKARPGFLPLARSEQNDEEIERPVVVANPLYRSNSSRQFYRPKKGVPNERDDSVFYIRSMERGLAGNGNGDEQMYDSLRVINERRSTLLKADSQSSLGSAERKLSSFSLKMPEITERENSIEIEMDADELPPPPLSPPPPPLVNPPPGETTDKIPDHDP; from the exons CACCTTGGGCTACTATGCGGATCACCTGTCGATGGGATCGGAGCTGCGCGGCAATGTCACCGTGCGGGTGAAGAACGACCTGAAGGGCTTCCATCTGAACAACTTCGCGTATGTGGGACCCATTGTCATGGGCTTCGGCGGCTTCATAGTGGTGGCCTCCTGCGTGATGACCTTCGAGGCCCGCGACTCCGCCGCCAAGGTCGTTCCGGCGAGATTGAGAGCGGGCGGAGGCGGGAGCAGCAAGAATCCCTCGAGGAGCAACCAGGGGAGCTCCGCTTCGCAGCGACGTGGAATGG GTGCCCAGTACCAGTCGAGTCGCTGGGACCAGCACTTCGGTGTGTTCCGATCCTCGCCGGGCGATCCTCACCAGCAGCCGCAGACCGCCTGCATTTCGAACacacatccgcatccgcacgCACATCCGCAGCAGCCCTTCGATCGCGAGGCACTCACCGCCGAGCTGGTTAAGTTCTCCAGGTCGCTCAG TGCATCCAATCGCTTCTGTCCCCAGTGGCGTCGCCTCTCGGGGGCAGGATCCGCTCCGGATTTGTCCGGATCTCATACTACACCTACCAACTGCACCACCAATAACTCAAGttatcaaaatcaaaaccagACCACCACTAATTACTACAATTTGCTCTCACTGAACTGTCGTCTGTCGCCGCTGGAATGGGAATTGTATTGCTCGCAACGCCGACATCGTCGTCATCACCACCATCGCCATTCGAATCATCAATCGAATCATGTATCGAATCATCTATCGAATCATCACCACAAATCCTCGAGCAGCAGTGTGCGACGAGTGCGTCAGGTGCGACCTGGATCGGGTCAGAGTTCGAATCCCGGTggtggaggaggcggcggcggaggagcaggCTCCTCTTCGTCGGCCAGGATTATAAGCAATTCTTCGAGCCTAATCCAAAGGGCCACCAGGGAGTGCTCGCTGCTCCAACCGCCCGCTGCAAGTCGTGTTTACTGGCAGGCCTCCTCCTTCGACAGTGGGAGCAATCCTCCGCCTGGTCTGGGCCTCAGTTCGGGGGCTGAGAAGCGCAGTGAGCGGAACAAGCGATCGGATACCGCGAAGAGGCATGTTTTGTCACGGCAGAAACCCATCGAACAGGAGGAGGCACGCGATCACAGCCGCAGTCCACTGGGACACAGGCG AAACTCCACAATGTCGGACTCCTCGTATAGCGGCCGCTGGACGGCTCGCTGTGCGTCCATCGCCAGTCGAACATCCAGTATTGAGTCTCGGCGTGTTCAAGTGGATCTCCATAGTCCTGAGGTGATGCCCAAGTCGATTCTACGATCGCCCAAGCGTTATAGCTCCGGTCCCTCGGCCACGCCCTCTGTGGAGAAAGAATTTCG CAGCCAGTTATCCGTGTGCTCGGAGCCACCGCCGCCGGTGCGTCAGCTGTCGGGTCAATCCAGCATGGAGCCGGCGGTGCCCGAGGAGAGTCTCGATCAgtcggaggagcaggaggccaCCGCCGCCTCGCAGCCCAAGACATCCTACGAGGAGATCACCGAGTTGCATCACCACACGAGCAGTTTGCCGCCGAAGAAGGCGCGTCCCGGATTTTTGCCCCTCGCCCGCAGCGAACAGAACGATGAGGAGATCGAGAGGCCAGTGGTGGTGGCCAATCCGCTGTACAGGAGCAACAGTTCCCGTCAGTTCTACAGACCCAAAAAGGGGGTGCCAAACGAGAGGGATGACTCCGTGTTCTACATACGATCCATGGAGAGGGGATTGGcagggaatggaaatggtgATGAGCAGATGTACGATTCCCTGAGGGTCATCAATGAGAGGAGGAGCACCTTGTTAAAGGCCGATTCCCAGAGTTCCTTGGGATCGGCGGAGAGGAAGCTGAGTAGCTTTTCCCTGAAAATGCCAGAGATCACAGAGCGCGAGAATTCTATAGAGATTGAAATGGATGCAGATGAgctgcctcctcctcctctttctcctcctccacctcctctgGTTAATCCACCTCCAGGCGAAACAACCGATAAAATCCCAGATCATGATCCCTAG